A single window of Halobacillus naozhouensis DNA harbors:
- the nagA gene encoding N-acetylglucosamine-6-phosphate deacetylase has product MAETIEFRNVTIVTETETMRSACLQVRNGKIYAISEYNIGGADIVIDGQGEKWTLVPGFIDVHIHGADGHDVMDASHKALAGMASRLPEEGTTSFLATTMTQSKDHISRAVQTVGTYIKQQKVNSEAEVLGIHLEGPFISQEKAGAQPLGHICLPSIEQFDQWQEESDHNIRLVTLAPEVSNGMEFIKHVSETGVVASIGHSQATYDQVTEAVRSGARHITHLYNQMSGLHHREPGVVGAAFLNKDLMVEMIVDYVHSRPEMVQLAYEHTQADRTILITDAMRAKCLPEGTYELGGQSVNVEGNEARLADGTLAGSILTLQQAVSNMSQNTNITIEELTRITSTNAATQLGIEGRKGSIAAGKDADLVLLNEEYGVVMTVCRGVIAHDRREDTP; this is encoded by the coding sequence ATGGCTGAAACCATTGAATTTAGAAATGTAACGATAGTGACGGAAACTGAAACGATGAGATCTGCATGCCTGCAGGTTCGCAATGGAAAGATATATGCCATATCTGAATATAATATAGGCGGGGCCGATATTGTTATCGACGGTCAGGGTGAAAAGTGGACGCTCGTGCCTGGTTTCATCGATGTTCACATACATGGTGCCGATGGCCATGATGTAATGGATGCATCTCACAAGGCTCTCGCTGGCATGGCTTCCCGTTTGCCTGAAGAAGGTACGACTAGCTTCCTGGCGACAACGATGACTCAGTCGAAAGACCATATTTCCCGTGCTGTTCAAACAGTCGGAACTTATATCAAACAACAGAAGGTGAACAGCGAGGCCGAAGTACTCGGAATACACCTAGAAGGGCCGTTTATTTCACAAGAAAAAGCAGGCGCCCAGCCATTGGGACACATTTGCTTGCCCTCTATTGAGCAATTTGATCAATGGCAGGAAGAAAGTGATCACAACATTCGACTTGTTACACTAGCTCCTGAGGTGTCAAACGGCATGGAGTTTATAAAGCATGTAAGTGAGACTGGAGTTGTGGCATCAATTGGCCATAGTCAGGCTACTTACGATCAAGTTACAGAAGCTGTGCGTTCAGGCGCCCGTCATATCACTCATTTATACAATCAAATGAGCGGTCTGCATCACCGCGAACCGGGAGTCGTCGGGGCGGCTTTTTTAAATAAAGACCTTATGGTAGAAATGATTGTGGACTATGTCCATTCTCGTCCTGAGATGGTCCAGCTCGCTTACGAGCATACCCAGGCTGACCGTACCATTTTAATCACCGATGCGATGAGGGCTAAGTGTCTTCCTGAGGGAACCTATGAGCTTGGCGGGCAGAGTGTAAATGTTGAAGGAAATGAAGCTCGTCTAGCCGACGGCACATTGGCCGGGAGCATCTTGACGTTACAACAAGCTGTATCTAACATGAGCCAAAACACCAACATAACTATAGAGGAACTCACACGCATCACGTCTACGAACGCAGCTACCCAGTTAGGAATTGAAGGCCGTAAGGGAAGTATTGCAGCAGGAAAAGATGCCGATTTAGTACTTTTAAATGAAGAATACGGTGTCGTAATGACAGTATGCCGTGGAGTGATCGCTCACGACCGCAGGGAGGATACACCATGA
- the nagB gene encoding glucosamine-6-phosphate deaminase, which yields MNIIVTKDYKELSKKACEYIEEQVKGKPNSVLGLATGSTPLGTYQELEEGYRSGSADYQDVYSLNLDEYVGLDKIDPQSYHFFMNKHLFHSINIDPDHTYIPNGKASDLAYECERYEQLIEEIGPPDLQLLGIGQNGHIGFNEPGTSFDSETHIIDLSASTREANARFFNSIEEVPHQAVTMGIKSILKSKKIVLLASGEEKAEAIKRLLRGEQDESFPASALNKHDHVTLIVDEPAYKQAKL from the coding sequence ATGAATATCATCGTCACAAAGGATTATAAAGAGCTAAGCAAGAAAGCTTGTGAGTATATTGAAGAACAAGTAAAAGGAAAGCCGAATTCTGTCCTGGGTTTAGCAACGGGGAGCACGCCGCTTGGCACATACCAGGAGTTAGAAGAAGGATATAGAAGTGGATCTGCCGACTATCAGGACGTTTATTCACTAAACCTGGACGAGTATGTCGGATTGGACAAAATCGACCCTCAAAGCTATCATTTTTTTATGAACAAACATCTGTTTCACTCGATTAATATCGACCCTGACCACACTTATATTCCGAATGGGAAAGCAAGTGACCTTGCTTACGAATGTGAACGATATGAACAATTAATCGAGGAAATAGGACCACCGGATCTACAATTGCTAGGTATTGGTCAGAATGGACATATCGGCTTTAATGAACCTGGTACTTCTTTTGATAGTGAAACACATATTATTGATCTATCTGCCTCAACAAGAGAGGCCAATGCGAGATTTTTCAACTCAATTGAAGAGGTACCTCACCAGGCAGTTACAATGGGGATCAAGTCCATTTTAAAAAGTAAAAAGATCGTGCTTCTTGCTTCAGGAGAGGAAAAGGCTGAAGCTATCAAGCGTCTGCTTAGAGGGGAACAGGATGAATCTTTTCCTGCCTCTGCCTTGAATAAACATGATCATGTGACTTTAATTGTGGATGAACCAGCTTATAAACAAGCAAAGCTTTGA
- the phnF gene encoding phosphonate metabolism transcriptional regulator PhnF: MIDKQSPLPIYYQIEEDIKQRIADDDYRSGDMIPSERELSETYDVSRMTVRQAVTNMVNEGVLFREKGRGTFVADQKIEQPLQGMTSFTEDMRSRGMEASSRLLQFERVAAPFDVLRKLQLHEEAEVYKIERIRYADQRPMAIETTFIPAAMFPGLDERVVQGSLYDYIEKSKQKRIGKASQMIEATIADEQQSSLLEVPAASAILHIERNSSLTDGTPFEVVKSSYRADRYKFISDIYRA; the protein is encoded by the coding sequence ATGATAGATAAGCAGTCACCATTGCCGATTTATTATCAAATTGAGGAAGATATAAAACAGCGAATAGCTGATGATGATTATCGGTCAGGGGACATGATCCCGTCTGAACGGGAGCTTTCTGAGACGTATGATGTGAGCCGGATGACAGTGAGACAAGCGGTTACTAATATGGTGAATGAAGGAGTCCTGTTTAGGGAAAAAGGACGAGGCACCTTTGTTGCCGATCAAAAAATTGAGCAGCCTCTTCAAGGGATGACGAGTTTCACAGAGGATATGAGATCAAGAGGAATGGAAGCAAGCAGCAGGCTATTGCAGTTTGAGAGGGTAGCAGCCCCGTTTGATGTATTGCGAAAATTGCAGCTCCATGAAGAGGCTGAAGTTTACAAAATTGAGCGGATTCGCTATGCAGATCAGAGGCCGATGGCGATTGAAACGACATTTATTCCTGCAGCTATGTTTCCTGGTCTCGATGAACGAGTTGTTCAAGGGTCGCTGTACGATTATATTGAAAAATCGAAACAAAAGAGGATCGGCAAAGCAAGTCAAATGATTGAAGCAACTATAGCTGATGAACAACAATCGTCCTTGTTAGAGGTACCGGCAGCATCGGCTATCTTGCATATCGAACGGAATAGCTCGTTAACGGATGGAACTCCCTTTGAAGTAGTGAAGTCATCTTATCGCGCAGATCGCTACAAATTCATTAGTGATATTTACCGAGCTTAA
- a CDS encoding SIS domain-containing protein, with protein sequence MNYLVKVAEQLKNLELSTHCQLTTISQTVAEYLKQGQIIHLFGCGHSSLIAQEPYYRAGGLVPVRPILIESLMLHQGALQSSVNEKTVDYVHDSLANEDIREGDILIVISTSGRNPAPIDVAMFGQERGAYVIGLMSREYTQSQPARHPSGKRLEEVVNVVIDTQVPVGDAVLEKEGIAQAFAPASSVIGTVLIQDLFAKTIVSLKELGVDPPIFQSGNIDGSEQHNKTLVEKYKDRIQF encoded by the coding sequence ATGAACTATTTGGTAAAGGTAGCTGAACAGCTCAAGAATCTTGAACTCTCGACTCACTGTCAACTGACCACGATTAGTCAAACGGTGGCTGAGTATCTTAAGCAGGGACAGATTATTCACTTGTTTGGCTGCGGTCATTCCAGCCTGATTGCTCAAGAACCTTATTACAGGGCAGGAGGCCTTGTGCCTGTTCGTCCCATTTTGATCGAATCTCTTATGTTACATCAGGGCGCACTTCAATCCAGCGTGAACGAAAAAACAGTCGATTACGTCCACGATTCGCTGGCCAATGAAGACATTCGCGAAGGGGATATATTGATTGTGATCTCGACTTCTGGCCGTAATCCTGCTCCCATTGATGTTGCCATGTTCGGGCAGGAGCGGGGTGCTTACGTCATCGGGTTAATGTCAAGGGAATATACACAATCTCAACCTGCGCGACACCCTTCAGGGAAAAGGCTGGAGGAGGTCGTCAATGTCGTAATTGATACACAGGTGCCTGTCGGTGATGCAGTTTTAGAAAAAGAAGGAATTGCTCAGGCGTTTGCCCCAGCATCTTCGGTCATTGGTACAGTGCTTATCCAAGATCTTTTTGCAAAGACAATTGTAAGCCTTAAAGAATTGGGAGTAGACCCGCCAATTTTTCAAAGTGGCAACATCGATGGCTCCGAACAACATAACAAAACCCTGGTAGAAAAATATAAAGACAGAATACAATTTTAA
- a CDS encoding alpha/beta fold hydrolase, which produces MRSHIYNERRKYILIPILFFLLGSSIFFMNSSPTRSEQTDSTIPTLFIHGFKGGPGSFNTMLQRFEGNNWGSKQMVIHVSSSGSVQIRGNIPHTMNPFIQILFKNDRASLENQTFWLKKVLHTLKENYGIDQVNLVGHSMGGLAATNFLLSNQQGSFPSVNKLIAIGSPFLGIDQESYFAANTGAATVDLKADSHALTNMIKNKENINSKVQALAIAGVINQEAPPAKQWDGLVSKQSALGLSRIIAPVNYQERTFFSQTATHSGLHEYIKVDQAIAQFLWSIQSE; this is translated from the coding sequence ATGCGCAGTCATATTTATAACGAAAGAAGAAAATACATTCTTATCCCCATTCTGTTCTTTCTACTAGGCAGTTCCATCTTCTTTATGAACTCCTCACCTACACGTTCTGAGCAAACTGACTCAACCATTCCAACCCTATTTATTCATGGTTTTAAAGGCGGGCCTGGGTCATTCAATACAATGCTCCAGCGTTTTGAAGGTAATAATTGGGGCTCTAAGCAAATGGTGATTCACGTGTCTTCATCAGGTTCAGTACAGATTCGCGGGAACATTCCCCACACGATGAATCCATTCATTCAGATTCTGTTTAAAAATGACCGAGCCAGTTTAGAGAATCAGACGTTTTGGTTAAAAAAAGTGCTGCACACCTTAAAAGAGAATTATGGTATTGATCAAGTTAACCTTGTCGGCCACTCTATGGGAGGCCTTGCTGCAACGAATTTTCTGTTAAGTAATCAACAAGGGAGTTTTCCTTCAGTGAATAAGTTGATTGCGATTGGCAGCCCTTTCTTAGGCATTGATCAAGAGAGTTACTTTGCTGCGAATACAGGAGCAGCTACGGTTGATTTAAAAGCTGATTCACATGCATTAACAAATATGATCAAAAATAAAGAAAACATTAACTCAAAGGTCCAAGCATTAGCGATCGCGGGTGTCATTAACCAGGAGGCGCCCCCTGCTAAGCAATGGGACGGTCTTGTCAGTAAACAAAGTGCACTGGGTCTCAGTCGCATTATCGCGCCAGTAAATTATCAGGAACGTACTTTTTTCAGCCAGACCGCTACCCACTCGGGTCTGCACGAATATATTAAAGTCGATCAGGCTATCGCACAATTTCTTTGGAGTATCCAAAGCGAGTGA
- a CDS encoding Bax inhibitor-1/YccA family protein, whose amino-acid sequence MRSGNPVLKDKTFQRSSSPGATMSLGGTVSKTFFLFLFLLGSALYTWYQYSQGVNVNLMMIIGAIGGLIFALITIFIPKAAPITAPIYAALEGFFIGGISSFAEANYPGVVIQAASLTFAVMGALLFLYATGIIKVTKNFRLMVISATLAIFIVYIVNFIMNIFFQTSVPYLHSSGPIGIGISLVIVAVAALNLVLDFDFIEKGVDKGAPKHMEWYGAFGLMITLVWLYIEILRLLQKLRR is encoded by the coding sequence ATGCGAAGTGGGAATCCCGTTTTAAAGGATAAAACCTTTCAAAGGTCCAGCAGCCCTGGGGCGACAATGTCTCTCGGCGGAACCGTATCCAAAACTTTCTTTTTGTTTCTTTTTTTACTCGGTTCAGCCCTTTACACGTGGTACCAATATTCTCAAGGGGTAAACGTCAATCTCATGATGATCATCGGTGCTATTGGCGGGCTGATTTTTGCCCTGATCACGATTTTCATTCCAAAAGCTGCACCTATTACTGCACCCATTTATGCAGCACTTGAAGGTTTTTTCATTGGAGGAATTTCTTCGTTTGCAGAAGCAAACTATCCGGGGGTTGTGATTCAAGCAGCTTCTCTAACCTTTGCTGTTATGGGCGCGCTCCTGTTTCTCTATGCAACAGGAATCATAAAAGTAACGAAGAACTTCAGATTAATGGTGATATCGGCTACGCTTGCGATCTTTATCGTCTATATTGTTAATTTCATCATGAATATCTTTTTCCAGACCAGTGTCCCTTACTTGCATTCGAGTGGACCAATCGGAATTGGGATTAGTCTGGTAATTGTCGCGGTAGCTGCCTTAAACCTAGTGCTGGATTTTGACTTCATTGAAAAAGGCGTTGATAAAGGAGCACCTAAACATATGGAATGGTATGGTGCCTTCGGACTGATGATTACACTTGTGTGGCTCTATATTGAGATACTGCGTTTATTACAAAAATTGAGGAGATAA
- a CDS encoding pyridoxamine 5'-phosphate oxidase family protein: MNQQALKEKIFDIMEHHQVGTLATVKDGKPYSRFMTFSNDDEFTFFTPTNKETHKAEEIESNPNVYILIGYEGEGNGDAYLEVEGQAKIRDDQDIKDRLWNDRMKRWFSGKDDPEYIVLEIYPESIQLMNTGTDTPEKLEL, encoded by the coding sequence TTGAATCAGCAAGCGCTTAAAGAAAAGATTTTTGATATTATGGAGCACCACCAAGTTGGTACGCTCGCAACAGTTAAAGACGGTAAGCCGTATTCAAGGTTTATGACCTTTTCAAATGACGATGAATTTACCTTCTTCACCCCTACGAATAAAGAAACTCATAAAGCAGAGGAAATTGAGTCAAATCCCAATGTCTACATTTTAATTGGGTACGAGGGTGAAGGAAATGGGGACGCATACCTGGAAGTGGAAGGGCAGGCCAAAATCCGTGACGATCAGGATATAAAAGATCGATTGTGGAATGACAGAATGAAACGGTGGTTTTCTGGAAAAGATGACCCTGAATATATCGTGCTGGAAATTTACCCAGAGAGCATTCAGTTAATGAATACAGGAACTGACACACCTGAAAAATTAGAACTATAA
- a CDS encoding ArsR/SmtB family transcription factor translates to MDDSFYMRDLDEETLFIVSQTFKALSDPTRIRILNLLFEKEYAVNDISETLGLRQSTVSHQLRFLKNLRLVKYRREGTTIYYSHDDEHVINVLQQMINHALHH, encoded by the coding sequence ATGGATGATTCTTTTTATATGAGAGACTTGGATGAAGAAACGCTGTTTATCGTCAGTCAAACGTTTAAAGCTCTGTCTGACCCCACCCGCATTCGAATTTTAAACCTCCTTTTTGAAAAGGAATATGCAGTTAATGATATCTCAGAAACCCTCGGACTACGGCAATCGACTGTCTCGCACCAGCTTCGGTTTCTTAAGAACTTGCGACTCGTTAAATACCGCAGGGAAGGAACGACGATTTATTATTCTCACGATGATGAACATGTCATTAACGTGTTGCAGCAAATGATTAACCATGCATTGCATCATTGA
- a CDS encoding cation diffusion facilitator family transporter — MGHHHHHHDHTTGNIKLAFFLNLGFTILEIVGGILTNSMAILSDALHDLGDSLSLGLAWFLQKFSKKGKNHNFSFGYKRFSLLAALINSIVLIVGSVFILTEAIPRLMDPEQPHAGGMIAFAVLGIIVNGAAAFRLRGGESMNQKVMSLHLLEDVLGWVAVLIVSIVMAFTDLPILDPIASIAITLYILYNVVLNLLKTMRLFLEGVPEDVDLDSVVNEMNELRHVESTHHTHLWSLDGEHHAFSTHIVVPSSASKEEVCTIKEQVKSIINTIHLDHITIEIEYEDEYCSMHEQDKGGFQHG, encoded by the coding sequence ATGGGACACCATCACCATCATCACGACCATACTACCGGAAATATTAAATTAGCCTTCTTTCTCAACCTGGGATTTACAATCCTGGAGATTGTCGGCGGAATTTTGACCAACAGTATGGCCATCCTTTCAGATGCATTACACGATTTAGGCGACTCGCTATCATTAGGTTTAGCCTGGTTTCTCCAAAAGTTTTCAAAAAAAGGGAAAAACCATAATTTTTCTTTTGGCTATAAACGCTTCTCTCTTCTGGCTGCACTTATTAATAGCATTGTGTTAATCGTAGGATCGGTATTTATTTTAACAGAGGCGATACCGAGACTTATGGATCCCGAACAACCGCATGCAGGCGGAATGATAGCTTTCGCTGTATTGGGAATTATCGTGAATGGAGCAGCGGCATTTCGGCTGCGCGGCGGTGAATCAATGAACCAGAAAGTCATGTCACTGCACCTGCTTGAGGACGTTCTAGGGTGGGTAGCAGTACTTATTGTCAGTATTGTCATGGCTTTCACTGATTTACCGATTCTTGATCCGATTGCTTCCATCGCAATCACGCTATATATTTTATATAATGTTGTTTTAAATTTGCTCAAAACGATGCGGCTATTTCTGGAAGGAGTCCCCGAAGATGTTGACCTGGACAGTGTTGTGAATGAAATGAATGAACTCCGTCATGTCGAGTCTACACACCATACTCACCTATGGTCACTAGACGGCGAACATCATGCTTTTTCCACCCATATTGTGGTCCCTTCTTCTGCTTCTAAGGAAGAGGTCTGTACAATCAAGGAGCAGGTGAAATCGATTATTAATACGATTCACCTGGACCATATTACGATTGAAATTGAGTATGAAGATGAGTACTGTTCTATGCACGAACAGGATAAAGGAGGGTTTCAGCATGGATGA
- a CDS encoding GNAT family N-acetyltransferase, which yields MKWIQKRFDQLTTQELYKILELRTEVFVVEQNCPYKEVDGLDDECVHIWLEDKGEMIAYCRIVPPQASGDYHAIGRVLVVKQQRGKGYAKDLMNKAIETLKQSDNIEGISLHGQEYLRHFYGSFGFKEVTEVYLEDNIPHVDMVMKL from the coding sequence ATGAAGTGGATTCAGAAGAGGTTTGACCAGCTGACAACTCAAGAATTATATAAGATTTTAGAGTTGAGAACGGAAGTATTTGTTGTCGAACAAAATTGTCCGTACAAAGAGGTAGACGGACTTGATGACGAATGTGTACATATTTGGCTTGAAGATAAAGGCGAAATGATTGCTTATTGTCGAATCGTTCCTCCGCAAGCAAGTGGAGATTATCATGCAATTGGCCGTGTGCTTGTTGTGAAGCAGCAGCGCGGCAAAGGGTATGCAAAAGATCTTATGAATAAAGCGATTGAGACGTTAAAGCAAAGTGACAATATTGAGGGGATTTCCCTGCATGGTCAGGAATATTTACGCCATTTTTATGGATCGTTTGGCTTTAAAGAAGTAACAGAAGTTTACCTGGAAGATAACATTCCACATGTTGATATGGTCATGAAGCTGTAA
- a CDS encoding aldehyde dehydrogenase family protein, which translates to MSPQTFTRQYIKGEWRTGASEQTVENINPYTHHTIASIPSANEEDLDDAYKAAQAAQKEWRKVTPGQKQTYFDSLQKIVADRKDEIIDWLVKESGSTLIKAELEYQTAYGILREAASFPTRMDGQILPSNIPGKENRIYRSPKGVIGVIGPWNFPFHLAMRSVAPAIATGNTVVVKPASSTPATAGLLLAELFEEAGFPAGVLNVVVGRGSEIGDAFVTHPIPELISFTGSTEVGSHIGELAGKHLKDTALELGGNNAMLVLDDADIDRAVEAASFGKFLHQGQICIALNRIIVHESVHDKFVSALKQKVEGLQAGDPAEKETIVGPLINQEAADRIQKDMNDSIEQGAVKLVGGEETSNLLQPALLTNVTNDMPIAKNEIFGPVVAVIAVANEEEAIQVANDSPHGLSGSVFTTDVHRGVEVAKQIDTGMIHVNDQSVNDEGHVAFGGEKQSGLGRFGGSWAIDKFTTVKTIGVMNGYREFPF; encoded by the coding sequence ATGAGTCCGCAAACATTTACTAGACAATATATTAAGGGGGAGTGGAGGACGGGAGCAAGTGAACAGACCGTTGAAAATATAAATCCTTACACTCACCATACTATCGCAAGTATTCCATCAGCTAATGAGGAAGACTTGGATGACGCATATAAAGCTGCACAGGCAGCACAGAAAGAATGGCGAAAGGTTACACCTGGACAGAAACAGACTTACTTTGATTCACTACAAAAAATTGTGGCGGATCGTAAGGATGAGATTATTGACTGGCTGGTTAAAGAATCAGGAAGTACACTTATCAAAGCGGAGTTAGAGTACCAAACAGCTTATGGGATTCTTCGAGAAGCTGCTTCTTTTCCAACCCGGATGGATGGACAGATCCTGCCATCGAATATCCCGGGGAAAGAAAACCGTATTTATCGTTCTCCTAAAGGAGTAATTGGCGTTATTGGTCCCTGGAATTTCCCGTTTCATTTAGCAATGAGATCGGTGGCACCGGCCATTGCAACTGGTAATACAGTAGTTGTCAAACCTGCCTCAAGCACTCCCGCTACAGCAGGACTGCTTCTTGCTGAGTTATTTGAAGAGGCAGGATTCCCGGCAGGAGTATTAAATGTTGTTGTAGGTCGAGGTTCTGAGATCGGAGATGCTTTTGTAACGCACCCTATACCTGAACTCATTTCATTTACGGGTTCCACAGAGGTCGGCAGCCATATCGGAGAGCTTGCTGGAAAGCATCTAAAAGATACCGCCCTTGAATTGGGCGGTAATAACGCAATGCTCGTCCTCGATGACGCTGATATTGACAGGGCTGTCGAAGCCGCTTCTTTCGGTAAGTTTTTACACCAGGGGCAGATTTGCATTGCGCTCAATCGAATCATTGTTCATGAGTCTGTTCACGATAAATTCGTTTCAGCCTTGAAGCAAAAAGTTGAAGGATTGCAGGCCGGTGATCCTGCTGAAAAAGAAACGATTGTCGGTCCGCTCATTAATCAGGAAGCTGCTGATCGTATTCAGAAGGATATGAACGATAGTATTGAACAGGGAGCTGTCAAACTAGTTGGTGGAGAAGAAACAAGTAATTTGCTGCAGCCTGCTTTATTAACAAATGTAACGAATGACATGCCGATTGCTAAAAACGAAATCTTTGGTCCGGTAGTAGCAGTTATTGCAGTGGCCAATGAAGAGGAAGCTATCCAGGTGGCTAATGATTCACCACATGGCTTGAGCGGCTCTGTGTTTACGACAGATGTTCATCGTGGAGTTGAAGTAGCTAAACAAATTGATACAGGTATGATTCATGTGAACGACCAGTCTGTCAACGATGAAGGACACGTTGCCTTCGGTGGTGAAAAGCAATCCGGTCTAGGTCGTTTTGGCGGGTCTTGGGCAATTGATAAATTCACAACGGTCAAGACGATTGGTGTCATGAACGGGTATCGTGAATTCCCATTTTAA
- a CDS encoding pyridoxal phosphate-dependent aminotransferase, which produces MKSFPQSETLKRLPNQFFADLMKTLNTYREQGYDVINLGQGNPDQPTPEHIVQSLQNASENPDYHKYPPFKGYDFLKEAVADFYKREYDVEVDPTSEVAIMLGSKAGLVELSQCFLDPGDVALVPDPGYPDYWSGVAIADAVMKSMPLLQENDFLPDYEQLDNDTLDKAKLMFLNYPNNPSGAVASEEFFKETIDLADKHDICVVHDFAYGAIGFDEHKKPLSFLQMPGAKDVGVEIYTMSKTYNMAGWRVAFAVGNPSVVEALELIQDHYHVSLFGALQEATATALLEPQDSVRELRQTYEERRDILAKGFEELGWDLMPCKGSFFVWLKVPEGYSSQSFADALLDQVGLFVAPGVGFGTYGEGYVRIGLNNSKKDLKESISRFKEFQKKESEH; this is translated from the coding sequence TGTGATTAATCTCGGGCAGGGAAACCCTGACCAGCCAACTCCGGAACATATCGTTCAGTCGTTACAAAATGCCAGTGAAAATCCGGACTATCATAAGTACCCGCCATTCAAGGGATATGACTTTCTAAAAGAGGCTGTGGCCGATTTCTATAAACGTGAATATGACGTAGAAGTAGACCCCACGTCCGAAGTAGCGATCATGTTGGGCAGTAAAGCTGGCCTTGTTGAGCTGAGTCAGTGTTTTCTTGATCCGGGAGATGTTGCGCTCGTTCCTGACCCTGGTTATCCAGATTATTGGTCTGGTGTTGCAATTGCTGATGCGGTCATGAAGTCGATGCCGCTCCTGCAAGAGAATGACTTTCTTCCAGACTATGAGCAATTGGACAACGACACCTTGGACAAAGCTAAATTAATGTTTTTGAACTATCCGAATAACCCATCAGGGGCTGTCGCCTCAGAGGAATTTTTCAAAGAAACGATTGATTTGGCTGATAAACATGATATTTGTGTCGTTCATGATTTTGCTTATGGAGCTATCGGCTTTGATGAACATAAGAAGCCCTTGAGTTTCCTGCAGATGCCTGGAGCAAAAGATGTCGGGGTTGAAATCTATACAATGTCTAAAACGTATAACATGGCAGGGTGGCGCGTAGCCTTTGCTGTCGGGAATCCGAGCGTAGTTGAAGCCCTTGAACTCATTCAGGATCACTACCATGTGAGCTTGTTTGGCGCCCTTCAAGAAGCAACGGCAACAGCTTTGCTTGAACCTCAGGATTCTGTCAGGGAATTACGTCAAACGTATGAGGAAAGAAGAGATATTTTAGCAAAAGGATTTGAAGAGTTAGGCTGGGATTTAATGCCTTGTAAAGGGTCATTTTTCGTATGGCTGAAGGTCCCTGAAGGCTATTCCTCCCAATCATTTGCTGACGCCCTGCTTGATCAAGTTGGATTATTCGTGGCGCCAGGTGTTGGTTTTGGCACCTATGGGGAAGGGTACGTCAGAATTGGTCTGAACAACTCAAAAAAAGACCTTAAAGAATCTATCAGTCGCTTCAAAGAATTCCAAAAAAAGGAGTCAGAGCACTAG